The proteins below come from a single Triticum aestivum cultivar Chinese Spring chromosome 5D, IWGSC CS RefSeq v2.1, whole genome shotgun sequence genomic window:
- the LOC123125503 gene encoding single myb histone 5, whose amino-acid sequence MGARKQKWTSEEEAALRAGIARYGVGSWRLILKDDDFRSILSCRSNVDLKDKWRNINVFFTESGSMDKGRTAMKKNRATPRRNDHPMAKSTVASDVDDEIVDEQPIASVSSELWNVSIPKKSRSRLNNIILESVKNLNEPTGSHSTTIAKYIEEEYWPPSDFDRMLSANLKDLTTSGELIEVNRKYRIAPAPGSMYSEGRSPETLLLEDMQREPQKIESDDIKTFTKSQVDAELAHMITMTAEEAASAAARAVAEAEALMAEAEAATREAEAAEADAQAAQAFAEAVRNRNVTELMAQS is encoded by the exons ATGGGTGCTCGAAAGCAAAAGTGGACTTCAGAGGAAGAGGCTGCTCTTAGAGCTGGCATAGCAAGGTATGGAGTGGGAAGTTGGCGCCTGATATTGAAAGATGATGACTTCAGGTCCATCTTGAGCTGCCGGTCAAATGTTGATCTAAAG GACAAGTGGCGCAACATCAACGTATTTTTCACCGAATCAGGCTCTATGGATAAGGGAAGGACTGCCATGAAGAAGAACCGAGCTACTCCAAGGAGGAATGATCACCCAATGGCAAAGAGCACAGTTGCTTCTGATGTTGATGACGAAATTGTTGATGAACAGCCTATAGCATCAGTGTCAAGTGAACTGTGGAATGTTTCAATTCCAAAGAAATCGCGGTCAAG GCTAAACAATATCATATTGGAATCTGTCAAGAACTTGAATGAGCCTACAGGGTCACACAGCACTACGATTGCTAAGTACATAGAG GAGGAATATTGGCCACCTAGTGATTTTGATCGCATGTTGTCTGCAAACCTGAAGGACTTGACCACCAGTGGAGAACTGATAGAG GTTAATCGGAAGTACAGGATTGCACCTGCACCTGGTTCAATGTACTCTGAGGGACGAAGCCCCGAAACACTGCTGCTAGAAGACATGCAAAGAGAGCCCCAGAAAATAGAGAGTGATGATATTAAAACCTTTACAAAATCTCAAGTTGATGCTGAATTGGCGCATATGATAACCATGACCGCCGAAGAGGCTGCATCCGCTGCTGCTCGTGCAGTTGCAGAGGCAGAGGCTCTCATGGCAGAAGCTGAAGCAGCGACGAGAGAAGCAGAGGCGGCAGAAGCAGATGCCCAAGCTGCGCAAGCTTTCGCTGAAGCAGTAAGGAACAGAAACGTTACAGAACTG ATGGCCCAGTCTTGA